Sequence from the Microbacterium faecale genome:
GGATCAGGCCGACCAGGTTCCCGAACGGGTCGCTGACCGACGCCGACCACCATCCCTCGCCGCGCTGGGTGATGGGATCCTCCGCTCGCGCACCGAGCGAGAGCAGCCGGTCGACGGAAGAACGGATGTCGTCGACGTGCATGCTGACGAGCGCCCCGCCTGGCCGGGGGAGTACGGCACGAAACCGCGCGTCCATCAGAGCGAACTCGTCGTCGTCATCCCCGAAGCGCCACTCAGCGTACTGCGCCGGCCCGGTCTCGGGGCGGACGAAGTACGGTGGCTCCTCGAACACGGTCGTGTACCACTCGATCGCGGCGGGCATGTCCTCGGCGACGAGGTTCAGGTTGGCAAGACCACGGAACATGGTGTCTCCTTCGTTGTCGGTATGTGTTCTATGCTCGACCTCAAAGTGATCACCTTCTGATCACTTCAGAAAAGAGGTCGAGAAATTCGTGCTGATCGTCTGATCCAGGCGCTCCTGTTCCTCCAGGGGCGCCCGATGATTACGGCTGCGGAGCTTGCGACCGAGCTCGAGGTCTCCGTCCCGACGGCGCGTCGCGACCTCGAGGCGCTCGCGATGTCGGGCGTCCCGATCTATCCCACGCGCGGACGCGGCGGCGGCTGGCGCCTCATCGGCGGTGCCCGCACGGATCTCACCGGCCTGACCGAGGTCGAGGTCACGTCGCTGCTGATCGGACTCACGCAGAGTCGCGCGACGGATCCTGAACGCGCCGCCGCGGTCCGCAAGCTCGTTCGCGCGATGCCGGAGCCGTTCCGCGCGGGCGCCGAGCGCGTTGCTGCGGCCACCGTGCGCGACGCGCCGTGGGGCGCCACGGGCGACGACACGGATCCGCCCGCGGTCGCCGAACTGCAGCGCGCGATCGCGCGCGAACGACGGATCCGGATCGCGTACGCGGGTTCGCGAGGCGACGTCGATGTCGAGCTCGTGCCGCTCATCGTCGGCAGCCGCGGGGCGCGCTGGTACCTGCTCGCGGCGCCCGCGGCGACGGACGAGGGCGTCGCCGACCGCGACCGCCTGCGCACCTACCGCGTCGACCGGATCCGCGGGCTCGAGACGCTCGCCGAGCGCGGGGTCGCGCCCGCCGACTTCGAGCCGACGGCGGAATGGGACCGCATGGTCGCGCGGGTCGAGAGCCTGCGCGGATCCGTACGCGCGAGGCTGCGCGTCGAACCGTGGGCCGTGAAGGCGCTGCTCGACCGCTTCGGCGCACAGGCGCGGCTGCAGGCTCCCGGGCCCGAGAGCGGATCCGACCCGCGGTCGACGGTCGAGGTGAGCGCTCACCGCGCGGATGCCCTCGCGGAGCAGATCGCGGCCTGGGCGACGGTTGCGGAGGTCATCGAGCCGCCCGAGGTGCGCGACGCGCTGCGCGCGCTGGGGCAGCGGATCGTCGACACGTACGCGCCCGCCGAATCCTGAGAACCGCGACCCGCCGGATCCGGTAGACTTCCATAGTTTGCGCGTCATGGCGCGCAGGCAGCCACCACACCCGGATCGGATGTGGGAGAGCGCACGCACTCGGTGTGTGCTCGATGAAAGGAATAGCAATGGCACCGAAGAAGAAGGTCTCGGGGCTGATCAAGCTCCAGATCGCCGCCGGCCAGGCGAACCCGGCGCCGCCCGTTGGCCCCGCACTGGGCCAGCACGGCGTCAACATCATGGAGTTCTGCAAGGCGTACAACGCCGCGACTGAGCAGCAGCGCGGCAACGTCGTCCCCGTGGAGATCACCGTCTACGAGGACCGCAGCTTCTCGTTCATCCTCAAGACGCCCCCGGCAGCCGAGCTCATCAAGAAGGCGGCTGGCGTGAAGAGCGGATCCGGCACGCCGCACACGACGAAGGTCGGCAAGATCACCAAGGCTCAGGTCGACGAGATCGCGGCTGTCAAGCAGCCCGACCTCAACGCGAACGACATGGAAGCCGCGGCGAAGATCGTCGCCGGCACCGCTCGTTCCATGGGCATCACGGTCGAAGGCTGAGGGGGAGAACGATAATGGCAAAGTCCAAGGTTTACGCCGCCGCAGCCGCGAAGATCGAAGAGGGCCGGTTCTACTCGCCCGCCGACGCGGTTGCGCTGGCGAAGGAGACCGGATCGAAGAAGTTCGACTCGACCATCGAGGTTGCGTTGAAGCTCGCGGTTGACCCGCGCAAGGCCGACCAGATGGTGCGTGGCACGGTCATGCTGCCGCACGGCACGGGTAAGACCGCCAAGGTCATCGTCTTCGCGAACGGCGACGCGGCTGAGGCCGCCATCGCCGCGGGCGCTGATGAGGTCGGCGGCGCCGAGCTCATCCAGCGCGTCGCTGATGGCTGGACCGACTTCGATGCGGCCGTCGCCGTGCCGGAGCTCATGGGCCAGGTCGGTCGTCTCGGTAAGGTGCTGGGTCCCCGTGGCCTGATGCCGAACCCGAAGACGGGCACGGTCACGCCGAACCCGGCGAAAGCTGTCGAAGACATCAAGGGCGGCAAGATCGACTTCCGCGTCGACAAGCACTCCAACCTCCACTTCGTGGTCGGCAAGGCCTCGTTCGGCGCTGAGCAGCTGAACGAGAACATCCAGGCCGCCCTCGACGAGGTCGTGCGCCTCAAGCCGTCGAGCGCGAAGGGTCGCTACATCCAGAAGGGTGCGGTGTCGACGACGTTCGGTCCCGGCATCCCGCTGGACGTGAACTCGATCGCTGTCGCGTAACAACGCCCGCGACAACGGCCCCCGCTCCGAATCGGCGCGGGGGCCGTTTCGTCGTTCTCACGGCTATACCGGGGGTACCTCTCAGCGTCGCGGCATTGAGGAATAGCTCCCGGCGGGAGAGGATATATTGAAGCGCCGGCAACGCGACCGGAGGGGTTGGCGGTTCCGCCGTGCGCTTCTCGAGTGCCGAAGGAGCATCTCATGGCGAAGGCAGCAGACAGGCGCAAGGTTCTGGCGGTTCTGGCGGGCGGGCTCGTGCTCGGCGTCGGTGCAGCAGTAACGCTCGCCGCATGGAACGACCCGGAGTTCGCAGGTGGCGACTTCGCAGCCGGCGAGTTCGTGTTCCAGGGATCCACCGACGGAACGACGTACGAGGAGCACCCGTCGAGCGATGGCGCTGCCGAGCTCGCATTCGAAGTGGGCGCCGACAACCTTGCTCCGGGCGACGTCGTCTACGCGGGGTACGCTCTGAGCACCGAAGGATCCTCGTACAACGCGACGCTCGAAGCGGTCGCTCCGGTCGACGCGACGGGCACGCTCGTCGCCGATGGAGACCTCACCTTCGCTGCGGTCGCGACGGATACCTTCGGGTGCGACGAAGCCTCGTTCACGGGTGGTGCCACAGTTCCGACGACGATCGCTCCGGACACGCCGGTCAACCTCTGCCTGCAGGTCACGGCGACCGACTCGCTCACTCAGGGCGAGACCGGCACCGTGATGTGGCAGTGGAACGCGGAGTCGGTCGAGTAACGACGTCTCCTCGCTTCTCGTGACCCCGTCGATCCGGGGATCGCACCACGCGGACCGCGAATGACGGCCCCGACCACGCGGCGCGAACTCCGCGAACGCACGAGCGACGACGTTCCGGCGACCACGCCGGGGCGCCGTCGCTCGCGCGTCGGAGGCGTCGTCGGCGAGGTGATCCTCTGGGTCGCGGCGGGCGCGGGACTGGTCTGCATCGTCCTCGTGATCCTCGCGATCACGGCGAACATCTCGCTCATCATGTTCCGCACCGGATCCATGGAACCGACGATCCCCGCGGGCTCCGTCGCGATCGTGCAGGAGGTCGGCGCCGCGGAGATCTCAGTGGGCGACGTGGTGACGGTGGATCGCCCAGGCGAGCTCCCCGTCACGCACCGCGTCACCTCGATCGAGGATGGCGCATCGGCGGACGAGCGCGTGATCACGATGCGCGGTGACGCGAACGAGGTCGAGGACCCGCACCCGTACGACGTGACCACCGTGCGCACGGTGCTGTTCTCGATCCCGGGCATGGCACCGGTGATCGTGGCGATGAGTAACCCGTTCGTTCTCGGCGGGATCACGATCGCCGCGGCGTTGCTGGTGGTCTGGGCATTCTGGCCGCGAGACAAGAAGGAAGCGGAGTGATGATGAGACGCGTCGCCGCCGCAACCGCCGTGTGCGGGGTGCTCGGTGCGCTCGCGATCGCTCCTCCTGCCTGGGCGGCGCCCACTACTGAGATCATCGAGGGTCGCTACGTCCAGCTCGTCTCCGTCGCCGACTGGGAGCGGGCAGCCGATCTCGCGCCGGGCGAAACGATGCGCTGGGACGTCGAGATCAGCGCAGATGCCCCCGAGCCCGGCATGATCGAGATCGCCGTGAGCGCGACCGGCGGCACCCCGCTCGTCGTCGATGCCGCGCTCTGCCTCGACGCGTGGCGCGGCGACGAATGTCCGAGCGACGCGGAGACCCTCCTGTCCGACTGGGAGGTGCCCCGCGATGGCGCGCAGGTCCCGCTCCGCGAGGTCGACGCCGAACAGGTCGCGCACCTGCGGCTGCAGGTCGGCGTCGGGTCCGGATCCGCCAGCGGCGTCACCGAGATGCGCGTCCACGCGAATGGCGCGGGCGACGAGCTCGACACGGGCCCGGACCTCCCGCCCACGGGAGGCTGGTCGAGCGAGCCGTGGTTGCTCGCGGGCGGCGCGCTGCTGCTCGTCGGCGCCGCCGTGCTGCTCGCCGTGCGCGCCCGCAGGCGGACGGGTGGAGGTGCATCATGACCGCGCGACGCAGCCTCGGACGCCGGATCCTCGCGGGCCTCGCCGGCCTCGCGCTGCTCGGCGGCATCGCCCTTGCGCCGACGGCCGAGCAGACCGACGCCGCGTGGACGGACGCGGAAGCCGGCGCAGCGGAGTTCACGGCGGGGACCGCGCTGGATCCGCTCGTCGCAACCGGAGATGGATGCGTCGCGAGCGGCCTGCTCGGGATCGCGCCGCGTGTCGAGATCACCTGGCATGTCCCCGACGGCACGGCCTACACCATCGACGACGTCGAGTTCGGCCAGCTCAACAACGGCCTTCTCACGCCGATCATCGACCTCGAGTTACTGAACTCCATCACGACGACGGGAACGCCGGATGCCTACACGACGGTGATCACCAGCCTTGCGTTGCAGAATCTCCTCGGAGGCGACAAGGTGATCGGGATGCGAATCAGCGATAGCGGCTGGACGTCACCGTGGCTTGTGGCGACCGCCAACTGGGGACCTCTAGGGCTCGCTCCATCGTGCGACATCAGCACGTCGCCATAGGCGGCATCGCATGTAAGCCGGGTCACGACCGTGCGGACGTAGAGCTATTATTGTTGACGCCGCTCGTGCTCGTGCCCACTCACTCAGTTCGAAGAATCCGAAACCTCTCTTCGCCGTCCACGATCGCGGCGTCACCGACGTTGATCCGCTCGACTGCCGCATACGGCGGCCCGTGCTGTAGCCAGCGCTGCATCTCGTCCACGCGGTCGTCGTCGCCCTGCACCTCCGCCTCGACGCGATCCGATCCGACGTTCCGTACCCACCCGGTCACACCGAGTCGTTCCGCCTCCGCCTTCGTGGCGTAGCGGAAGCCGACGCCCTGCACGGTCCCGGTGACGATGATGTGCACGCGCTTCATCGCGGATCCTCTCTCGTGAGTCGCCTCTAGGGCACGTTGCTAAACCTGGCACCTACTGCGTTGGCCGACGCGCGCCTCCCCACGGCCTCTCTGCATGCCGCTGGCGCGCCACGCAGAGCCTCCGGCCGCGTGGGCCCACTCGCGGCGTTCTCGTCGATCGACGATGCTAAGGCATCGCCTCACTCCTCGGCCTTGCGAGCCGACGCACCTCGGCCATGCTCGCGACGGCACCAGATTTAGTAACGCACCCTAGCGCCCGCTGACGGACGCGCGGCCACCGTACCTCAGCGGCCCGACGTCGCGGATCCGCTCAGTGTCCGTTCTCGGCGCGTCCCGCGAGCGCGAGCAGCAGTTCCCCAAGCCGGCGCGCGTCGGCGGGATCCCAATGGCCGAGGCGCGCACGCAGGGTCTCCTCGTGCGGCGTGCGCGCGGCCTCGAGGCGCTCGACCCCGGACTCCGTCGGCTCGATCACGAACGAGCGGCGGTCGGCCTCATCCGGACGACGCGTCACGAGGTCGATCGACTCGAGGTAGGTGACGGTGCGGCTGATCTGCCCCTTGTCCATCTCGAGCCACTCCGCGAGCTCGGACGCGGTGATCGGAGCGCGGCGCGCGATGACGGCGAAGACCTTGTAGGTCATCGGCAGCATTCCCGGCTGCAGTCGCTCCGCGTTGCGTTTCATTGTTCGGCGATGCTGCGTGAAGACCTCGCTGAGGCCGATCTCGACGGAGCGGATCGCGTCCACCGTCTCATCGTCAGACATCGTCACGCTCTCCGGTCGGGGGCTTCCGGGTCCACACTAGCGGTCGACCCGGATGACGCGAGCGCGGTGTCGGTCGCCTGATCGGATCCGGCGTGGTCCCGCACGGCGCGCTTCTCGCGGAGGCGATCGATCGTCGTCAACGTCGTGAGCGGGATGTTGGGCAGGAAGCAGATCGCGACGAGACTCATCACGGCGAGGGGCACGCCGACGAGGAACGCGTGCGAGATCGCGTTCGCGGCGACGTCCTCGACGATGACGGCGATGGATCCGGGCATGTCGCGCGTCGTCGGGAGCGTGCCCGCGGCGAGCTGCTTCGCGATCGCGCGCCCCTCGGCACCGAGATCGGCGATGGCCCGCCCGATCTCGGCCGTTCGGCTCTGCATCTGGTGCGTCATGCTCGCGGCGAGCACGGATCCCATCACCGCGACGCCGGTCGTGCCGCCCACGGAGCGGAAGAAGTTCACGCCAGACGAGGCGACGCCCATCTGCGACGGGTTCGCGGAGTTCTGGACGACGAGCACGAGGTTCTGCATCGTCATGCCGGTGCCGGCGCCGAGGAGGAACATGTAAACCCCGACGAGCCAGAGGGGAGTGCTCATGGTGAGGGTCGAGAGCAGACTCGATCCGGCGACCAGGAGCACGCCGCCGAGCACGAGGTAGCGTTTCCAGATGCCGGTGCGCGACACGATCTGTCCGATCACCGTTGACGCTCCGAGCATGCCCGCCGCCATCGGAACCGTGAGCAGTCCGGCCACCGTCGGCCCGAACCCGCGCGCGATCTGCATGTACTGCGCGAGATAGACCGAGGTGCCGAACATCGCCACGCCGATCGATACGGAGGCCAGCACGGCGAGCGTGAAGGTGCGGTTGCGGAACATCGGCAGAGGGATCAGCGGCTCGGACACCTTGCGCTCGACGATGATGAACATGATCGTCGCGACGATCGCGATGCCGACCATGTAGAGCGTCTCCCAGCTCACCCAGCCGTAGTCGCTGACGTTCGAGACCCACACGAGCAGGAACCCGGCCGCCACCGAGAGCAGCACGATGCCGAGGTAGTCGATTCGCACCTTGCCCTCGTGCATCTGCGAGATCCGCAGCGTCTTCATCAGCACGATGAAGGCGATGATGCCGAGCGGCACCCCGACGTAGAAGTTCCAGCGCCAACCGATCGTGTCGGTCAGGAGGCCGCCGAGAAGCGGTCCGCCGACCATGCCAACGGCCATGACCCCCGCCATCAGCCCCATGTACCGGCCGCGCTCGCGCGGGCTGATGATGTCGGCCATCAAGATCTGCGACATCGACTGCAGGCCGCCGCCGCCGATGCCCTGCAGCGCGCGGAAGATGATGAGTGTCTCGACGTTCTGCGAGAGGCCGGCGCCGGCGCTCGCGAGGACGAAGATCGTCAGCGCGATCAGGATCAGCACCTTGCGGTTGAGCAGATCGGCAAGCTTGCCCCAGATAGGTGTCGAGATCGCCGTCGTGAGCAGCGTCATCGTGATGACCCAGGTGTACGCGGTCTGCGTGCCGCCCAGGTCGGGGACGATGATCGGCAGCGACGTGCCGACGACCGTCATCGTCATCATCGAGCAGAACATCGCCAGCAGCAGCCCAGACAGGGCTTCGAGTACCTGGCGCCGCGACATGGTCGTCGAGACCGTCGTCGTGGAAGGAGGCATCGGCATCCTTTTCTGTGGAGAACGGGAAGAGTTCACGGCGGCGTCGGCGCGAAAACAAGTTGATCGTCGTCAACTATACGATAATGGTTGACTCACGACAACCAATCACGCTGTGTCTTTGCCGGGAAGGGCGGATCCGCTCGGCTAGGGTCGAGGAGATGTTGCCCCCCGAACTGCAAGAGCGAGTCGTCGCGGATTCTCGTGACCGTGTCGCTTGGCTGCGGGCGCGGTCGCAGGGCATCACCGCCACCGACGTGGCGAATCTGTCGACGCCCGCCTCGGTGCTGCGCGCGGCCCGTCAGAAGCTGCGGCCGTCTGGGTTCTCCGGCAACGCTTACACGGATCACGGCCGCCGTCGCGAGCCCGAGATCGCCATGTGGGTCGAGAGTGAGCACGGCATCCTCCCCTCGACCGCGCTGTTCCGCGCGGACGTCGAGAAGCGGCACCTCGCCACCCCCGACGGCGTCGGTGTCGACGACGGCGGTCGCGTCGTCCTCGCCGAGATCAAGACCACGAACAAGCCGTGGCGCACGATCCCGCGCGCATACCTGCGACAGGTGTGGTGGCAGCAGCACGTGCTCGGGGCCGAGCGCACGCTGTTCACGTGGGAGGAACATCGAGACTTCCGCCCCGTGCACGACGAGCCGAAGTGCCTGTGGATCGACCGCGACGAAGCCGAGATCGACAAGCTCGTGACGCTCGCGACGGCGCTGATCGACGAGCTCTACCAGCTCACGACGGGGCAGAACATTCGGGCAGGATCCACGAGCCCGCGCGAACAGGCCATGCTCCGTGCCGCGACGCAGGACGCATACCGCGCGCTCGCGCTCATCGATTGACGGCGGATCCCCAGTCTCGCCGAGTTGGCGTCGCGCGCGGGAGCCGCGTATGCTGGGGGAAGCCGAAGACCGCCGGTCGCCGGGAACGTCAGTTTCCGACCGAAGCACTGCAGAAGCAGGGGCCCGCGCAGGTGTACTGAGAAGGCCTCCTGAGTTCAGGATCCGAAAAGCTCCGTGCGCTTGCGCCGGAGCTTTTGTCATGTGTGCAGGGTGGGACGCGGCCGGCCCCTCACCTCCGTGGGGTGCCTCGCACGTAACAAGGAGTGGCCATGGCGCAGAAGGAAGCATCGGTCGCCGAGCTCGCCGAGAAGTTCGAGAGCTCGACTGCCGTTCTGCTCACCGAGTACCGCGGCCTGACGGTTGAGGAGCTCAAGGAGCTCCGCAACAGCATTCGTCAGGATGCGGAATACGCCGTGGTGAAGAACACGCTGACCAAGATCGCTGCTGAGAAGGCAGGGGTCGAGGGGCTCAACGACGACCTTCAGGGTCCGTCGGCGATCGCCTTCGTGCACGGTGACCCGGTCGCCGTTGCCAAGGGCCTGCGTACCTTCGCCAAGGCACACCCTCTTCTCGTGATCAAGAGCGGGTACTTCGACGGTGCCCCGCTCTCTGCCGAGGAAGTCAACAAGCTCGCCGACCTTGAGAGCCGTGAGGTTCTGCTGTCGAAGGTCGCCGGCATGATGAAGGCTTCCATGTCGAAGGCCGCCGCCGTCTTCCAGGCGCTTCCGTCGAAGACGGTCCGCACGGTTGAGGCGCTGCGCGAGAAGCAGGAGAACGCGGGCTGACGCCCACGTTCGACACATCCACCGACCTAGCTCACACAACACAGGAGATACAACATGGCGAAGCTCAGCACTGAAGAGCTGCTCAGCGCGTTCGAGGAGCTCACGCTCATCGAGCTCAGCGAGTTCGTGAAGGCGTTCGAGGAGAAGTTCGACGTCACCGCTGCGGCCCCGGCCGCTGTTGCGGTTGCCGGCGCGCCCGCTGGTGGCGGCGACGCCGACGAGGCCGAGGAGCAGACGGAGTTCGACGTCATCCTCGAGGCTGCTGGCGACAAGAAGATCCAGGTCATCAAGGCTGTCCGCGAGCTCACCTCGCTCGGCCTCGGCGACGCCAAGGGTCTCGTCGACGGTGCACCGAAGCCGGTCCTCGAGGGTGTCGCGAAGGACGCCGCCGAGGACGCCAAGGCGAAGCTCGAGGAGGCTGGCGCCTCGGTTACCGTCAAGTAACCAGCGTTTCCTTCACGAAGCCCGCGGATCCTTTCGGATCCGCGGGCTTCGTCGTTCCCCACCCGCTCCACCTTCCACGAATGCATCGAACTGGCGGCGGTTGGAGTCGTCTGCACCCAGCCTGGCGGCCGCAGCCGCTCCATCATGCGCACGCGTAGCTATCTGACGCCGCGGTTGACAGTGTCGATCGCGTCCGCACGGCGAAGAACTCTCGGTCTGATCGTCAGCGCAGCGTGGCGCGGATGAGGACACCGCCGACGGCCTCGCTGTTCTCGTCCGCGGCGCGAATCTCGATCACCACACTCGGTGCGAGGTTTCCGTCGAAGACCGGGAAGGAGAGGTCCGCAGCAGCCTCGCCGTCATCATCGAACTTGAGAGTGTACGAGAGCGACATCGGTCCGCTCAGCCCGCGCACCTCGACTCTGATCGCGACGTCCTGGTTCGCGGGACCGACGAACCTCACGGAGAGTGAGCTGTCATCGGCTGACCACGTCGACCCCTTGGCGAGCGTGATGACGGGTCGGCCCGCGGGCGAGCTCACAGTCTTGTGTCCGGCACCATCGATGGCGGCGACCGTGTAACGGTACGTGCCCGGGAGGAGGTCCGGGGCAGGCGTCGGATCCGAATAGGCGGTCGCATTCGCTGCGACCGTTTCGAGCTCGACACCATCGCGATACACGACGTAGTTCTCAACGCCAACGTTGTCCGTTGCTTCAGTCCACGTCACCGTGCCGTCAGCGGCCGCGACGACGTCCGTGGGTGCCGTTGGTGCTTCGCGGTCGTAAATGAGTGGCTCACTGAGCTCACTGGCATTGCCCGCGGCGTCGAGCGCCGTGATCTCGTACGTGTAATCCGGTAGCTCGTTAGCGTTCCTGTCGGTGAACGCATGGGCATGCACGCGATCATTGGCCTCCACGCGGCCGACCACCTCACCGTCGCGGTGGATCAGGTACTCCGTCACGCCGACGTTGTCGGTCGACGGTGTCCACTCCAGCGCATAGGAGCCGTCACCCGTCTCGGATCCGGTGACATCGGTGGGCGAAGTCGGAGCCTCGGTGTCGGGCACCTGCACGGTCGTGGAGGACGCATCGCTCTCACCGGCTTCGTTGACAGCGATGACGAAGACGTAGTAATCGCCCGTGGCCAGCGTGATGCGGGACGACCACGACTCCGTGCTGTCGATCTCCTCTGCGTCGCTGACGTGCTTGCCGGTGCCGACCAGAACGCGATACGCCTCGGCGTCGTCAACCTCCGCCCACTCGATTAGGACATCGCCGTCGGCGAAGGACGCTTCGAGCTCTTCAGGGGCGTCGGGAGCGACCTGCGTCGGCCCGGGATCCGGCTCGGGTGTCGGGTCCGGCGACGGTGTCGGCTCTGGTGAGGGCGTCGGGTCTGGCTTGGGCTCGGGCGACGGCTTGGGGTCCGGTGACGGCTTCGGGTCCGGTGAAGGCGTCGGCTCGGGCGACGGCGTCGGGTCCGGTGAGGGTGTCGGATCCGGTGTCGGTTCTGGCTCGGGCGTCGGTGTCGGTTCTGGCGTCGGTGTCGGTTCGGGTTCCGGCCGTGGATCCGGGGAAGGCTGCGGTTCCGGCGAAGGCTCGGGTTCCGGTCGCGGGTCCGGCGAGGGCTCGGGATCCGGTTCGGGAGTCGGCTCAGGCGAGGGCTGAGGCTCCGGCTCCGGCCGTGGCTCAGGCTCCGGCCGCGGGTCCGGCAAAGGCTCGGGATCCGGCTCGGGATCCGGCTCGGGTGAGGGCTGCGGTTCCGGCGAGGGCTGCGGTGACGGCTCGGGCGGATCCTCGGACTCGAGAGCCCGGAGGAGTTCGTCGCGCACGCCGAGCGACGAGAGCGTGACGTTCACGGGGCTGCCGGCGGATCCCTCATACCCGCATGCCAGGCGCACGTCGTTCCGCACCTGATCCGCCGTGAGCGCGATGGTGAAGGTCGCGGAACCGTCGTCCCCGAACGTCGCCGTGTCGAGGGCGCCACCCGCGACGGATCGCAGCGGTGACGTTGCCGGGCGGTCGGATCCGCCGCCGGCGCCGACAGGATCCGTCGAGCCGGGAGCGCGCACCGTGACGGTGCGTCCTGGCTCACCGCTGACATGCACGGCGATGGTGCGCGCGTTCACGTCGACGATATCCGCACCGTCGACCGCGACAGGTGTCGTGGCATCGTCCTCGTCGTCGGCGTCCTGCGCCTCGGGCTCGGACGTCTCGGCAAGATCGTCGGATGCCTCGATCGATGCCTCCCCGGGGGCGCCGCCGCCGAACGCATCACCGGCTGCTGCGGGGACCGACGGGTTCGTCGTCACCGCGCCTACCGCGATGACGACAGCCACAGTGGCCGCTGCGATTCCGGCAGTGACGAGCCCGCCGATGGTCCAGGCCGCTCCCGCCGAGCTCGCGCTCGAGCTTCCGCCTCCCGCGGATCCGCCGGTCGTCGCTGCGGATCCGCCTGCCGCTGCCGATCCGCCGACGACGAATGCCGCGCCCGCGGCGGTTCCGCCCTCAATGACGGCTGGTGGCATCGCGGCCAGGGCGACGACGGCCTCGCTCCCCCGCTGCACGGCGGCGAGGTAGGCGGTGGACGCCGGGATGCCGACCGCGAGGGGCAGCAGGATCATCGCCAGGCGGCTGCCGACGTCCTTGGCCTCTGAGGCGACGAGCGAACACCGCGCGCAGGCATCGAGGTGCTTCTGGAGCTTTGCGCGGTCACGGGATCCGAGATTGTCGCGGGTGTGCGCGCCGAGTCGCTCGATGGTCCACTGATGGTCGGATCCGTCTTCGAGCGTCGCGAGGTGCGCCTGGATCCAGGCTTCGCGCAGGCCTTCGCGAGCGCGCGCCGCGAGCTGGGAGACCGCCGCCGGCTTGATCCCGAGGAGGGGAGCGGTTTCGCGAGGCTTGAGGCACTCGACCTCCGTGTACCAGAGGACCTCCTGCCACCGAGTCGGGAGGCTCCGGAAGGCGGTGTGGGTCGTGCCGCGATCGAGGGCGGCCTCGGCGGCGCGCTCCGTGCTCTCCGGATCCTCGACGTCATCCGCGTCGTCGAGCGAGACGTCGACGCGCGAGCGCCCCCAGCTGGCTGCCGTGTTGCGGATC
This genomic interval carries:
- the rplJ gene encoding 50S ribosomal protein L10; its protein translation is MAQKEASVAELAEKFESSTAVLLTEYRGLTVEELKELRNSIRQDAEYAVVKNTLTKIAAEKAGVEGLNDDLQGPSAIAFVHGDPVAVAKGLRTFAKAHPLLVIKSGYFDGAPLSAEEVNKLADLESREVLLSKVAGMMKASMSKAAAVFQALPSKTVRTVEALREKQENAG
- the rplL gene encoding 50S ribosomal protein L7/L12, translating into MAKLSTEELLSAFEELTLIELSEFVKAFEEKFDVTAAAPAAVAVAGAPAGGGDADEAEEQTEFDVILEAAGDKKIQVIKAVRELTSLGLGDAKGLVDGAPKPVLEGVAKDAAEDAKAKLEEAGASVTVK
- a CDS encoding sigma-70 family RNA polymerase sigma factor encodes the protein MPETHESDVAHVSDADLVLRSRSGDTAAFGELWARHYRSGVVAARSISESIDADDLVQEAYAKIFQTVRRGGGPTASFRAYLFTAIRNTAASWGRSRVDVSLDDADDVEDPESTERAAEAALDRGTTHTAFRSLPTRWQEVLWYTEVECLKPRETAPLLGIKPAAVSQLAARAREGLREAWIQAHLATLEDGSDHQWTIERLGAHTRDNLGSRDRAKLQKHLDACARCSLVASEAKDVGSRLAMILLPLAVGIPASTAYLAAVQRGSEAVVALAAMPPAVIEGGTAAGAAFVVGGSAAAGGSAATTGGSAGGGSSSASSAGAAWTIGGLVTAGIAAATVAVVIAVGAVTTNPSVPAAAGDAFGGGAPGEASIEASDDLAETSEPEAQDADDEDDATTPVAVDGADIVDVNARTIAVHVSGEPGRTVTVRAPGSTDPVGAGGGSDRPATSPLRSVAGGALDTATFGDDGSATFTIALTADQVRNDVRLACGYEGSAGSPVNVTLSSLGVRDELLRALESEDPPEPSPQPSPEPQPSPEPDPEPDPEPLPDPRPEPEPRPEPEPQPSPEPTPEPDPEPSPDPRPEPEPSPEPQPSPDPRPEPEPTPTPEPTPTPEPEPTPDPTPSPDPTPSPEPTPSPDPKPSPDPKPSPEPKPDPTPSPEPTPSPDPTPEPDPGPTQVAPDAPEELEASFADGDVLIEWAEVDDAEAYRVLVGTGKHVSDAEEIDSTESWSSRITLATGDYYVFVIAVNEAGESDASSTTVQVPDTEAPTSPTDVTGSETGDGSYALEWTPSTDNVGVTEYLIHRDGEVVGRVEANDRVHAHAFTDRNANELPDYTYEITALDAAGNASELSEPLIYDREAPTAPTDVVAAADGTVTWTEATDNVGVENYVVYRDGVELETVAANATAYSDPTPAPDLLPGTYRYTVAAIDGAGHKTVSSPAGRPVITLAKGSTWSADDSSLSVRFVGPANQDVAIRVEVRGLSGPMSLSYTLKFDDDGEAAADLSFPVFDGNLAPSVVIEIRAADENSEAVGGVLIRATLR